A part of Daphnia pulex isolate KAP4 chromosome 6, ASM2113471v1 genomic DNA contains:
- the LOC124196233 gene encoding serine/arginine repetitive matrix protein 2-like isoform X1, with protein sequence MEQFTLGLNGQECPEVSGVVDQFDASGNNEELWSLETDECVRWLFSIDTSLFPCQPEETKTSDQQLDSVLPPPLCELGDCVSITTLESEGSYHHWLSSLENNSELDQQVADDDTWSLAEFIAAEQFAVEVDEADNRRHTTAFGFQQCGPSSDVERDSNADTNSSGPNSSVGFISDILDGVVFTPVGSSELPRPSPDTRSRSNLSSFRPTPESVEPETIHPVAPAAAGGANQLEPIKLIRAKSPPPTDLETLFQRELAAKIKKRCQETQQRQLESSSAPTSAGPSSISRSQSSALPPIPKTNVEPVAAVSSDAVAAEFENPLYQTLDECYSGSPALLPPPPPPPLPPTPAADNDEDATYAVIEERNLPHYQTVVSGALVTDNDEEERVYAVVADGIAEDKIYDTVQQSAVEAGADSDAIYENLEEFQDREQGDQTYANIRPPPDCSPLPHSTNVLTALILDVEAASAAASASSISRSSNGSSSGNSSSSPQQSSSSSSVQLSPTDSLANVSVGSVRSISSPDSGVFGLLQPAHFSSGSSTSTINAKQEALPTAQHNFLDQTLKQFERLEQLSSGIFENSQKQSRKMEDDSLSTKTEEKVAVPEQIENPVLLPAVMADDKILPISEMPIETLLDLVGAVEPSEENRPESDEEQERVDPPPQMPMSPPPGESIHTYDPGNEDGLFQASLVSVNSQASSSIKESDSSDMESLSKELFFVRSPEPKINLGAQIVEDQVKRTLERDRVRNEKLGLDDVGESFDRLSSKRYDVISEMIPKTTKRKDWLPPTNTDQDGSSDQSNIQPLGGSRRQSGGVNSESILVKKEETKAFWEGKMQSELEEPTLLTGNRNNRAVKVDQQQPQTLQRQHNTLSPPPGFDNDFLDNSDQNEEVEQDDEPILSNMEFTDVASITFKGDDSSELDSKPFVVFGSFEDGPIDEVDASAPAVSAIAPAPPITEAVVVAAESKPERSHDVRPKSLYFEPDRDSSCSEDELESDMSPTSFSIGKGVHSISPHSNPTETLIEREIRLQREREEAVLLQRQKALEMLEATRKQAKLPEAAPRKSLMTESNKKDGHKANQPAEFVKKAEPKKATEVLVSPAEIRISEEIRELKRREEELRQLRESNVRNTQNGSEDPSSFTTSGVTDDEGLYSDAERDVSSSEANSSRVESPEAGVIPSDYSKFPHQRTQSMDSMSSGHSSGDHVLAPIPNSSSSAESMKRSGRTGKPIVMPLEDLSDQDEAPIYLSRSKETPIEREIRLGREREEALRREKGLQPGGMAVSVANKQNEKENRQGQRFANGGSDKRDVQHRYASSVIQREMDEIAERENELVRDGKIQTTSVERADSKVSSMTDYKKKVSSSGPTKSVSATQSSSTMELTLQRSESVAEDRESQTEPQSKKMPQMKVTYGSRGYGNLTTTAANGGPAAPATWRNFSNPQGAQRGLMEKFFLSRGRLNSPATFNAPSPAASSALSSSSSSTNHSVVTPGSSAGDPVGVINHSNKTTPAPVRYLAPAVKPVELITARRDEVDDHRDKAGPPRRHYATTEEKIQQEFREMQKREEELKLNRSRFFAKSQPNLLDMDDQGLNEPEQRLEGQLRSAHSISDLLADESQPAEMREELPPMSSSSTVKGARRKSALIAQWENRIHQQDF encoded by the exons ATGGAGCAGTTCACGCTCGGGCTGAACGGTCAGGAATGTCCCGAAGTGTCAGGTGTTGTCGATCAGTTTGATGCCAGTGGGAATAATGAAGAGCTATGGTCGCTGGAAACGGACGAATGTGTCAGATGGCTATTCAGTATTGACACTTCGCTCTTCCCTTGCCAACCGGAAGAGACAAAGACCAGCGATCAACAATTAGATTCCGTGTTGCCACCTCCCTTATGTGAACTAGGCGATTGCGTCTCTATTACAACTTTGGAATCGGAAGGGAGCTACCACCACTGGCTTTCTTCTTTGGAGAATAACTCTGAGCTCGATCAACAGGTGGCTGATGACGATACGTGGTCGTTGGCCGAATTCATTGCAGCGGAACAGTTCGCG GTGGAGGTTGACGAAGCGGACAATCGTCGGCATACTACCGCGTTTGGCTTTCAGCAGTGCGGGCCCAGTTCAGACGTCGAGCGGGACTCGAACGCAGATACGAACAGCAGCGGCCCCAATAGCTCGGTCGGATTCATTTCGGACATTTTGGACGGTGTTGTTTTCACACCTGTCGGTTCGTCCGAGTTGCCCCGTCCTTCGCCCGACACTCGATCCCGATCGAATTTGTCGTCATTCCGCCCCACACCGGAATCTGTGGAACCAGAAACTATCCATCCAGTTGCACCGGCAGCAGCGGGCGGCGCGAACCAGCTAGAGCCCATCAAATTGATTCGAGCCAAGTCGCCACCGCCAACGGACCTCGAAACCCTCTTTCAGCGTGAATTAGCGGCCAAGATCAAGAAGCGCTGCCAAGAGACACAGCAGCGACAATTGGAGTCTTCCTCTGCTCCCACTTCCGCTGGACCGTCGTCTATTAGCCGATCGCAGTCATCCGCTTTGCCCCCAATTCCGAAAACCAACGTCGAGCCAGTCGCCGCAGTTTCATCCGATGCAGTTGCGGCCGAATTCGAGAACCCGCTTTATCAGACTTTAGACGAGTGCTATTCGGGATCACCTGCGTTGCttccgccgcctccgccgcctCCTCTTCCGCCAACGCCGGCAGCCGATAACGACGAAGACGCCACCTACGCCGTCATAGAAGAACGCAACTTGCCTCACTATCAGACGGTTGTCTCCGGGGCCTTGGTGACCGATAACGACGAGGAGGAAAGAGTCTACGCTGTCGTAGCCGACGGCATAGCTGAAGATAAGATCTACGACACAGTGCAGCAATCGGCTGTGGAAGCCGGTGCCGATTCGGACGCCATCTACGAGAATTTGGAAGAATTTCAAGACCGCGAGCAGGGCGATCAGACCTATGCCAATATTCGTCCGCCGCCAGATTGCAGCCCATTGCCGCATTCGACCAACGTGTTAACTGCCTTGATATTGGACGTTGAAGCCGCTTCCGCCGCCGCTTCCGCTTCATCAATCAGCCGCTCGAGCAACGGCAGCAGTTCGGGAAATTCGTCGTCCAGCCCGCAGcagtcgtcgtcttcttcgtccGTACAACTGTCACCGACTGATTCATTGGCCAACGTCAGCGTTGGATCCGTTCGCAGTATCAGCAGTCCCGATTCCGGCGTCTTCGGACTACTCCAACCCGCCCATTTCTCTTCCGGATCATCGACTTCAACCATCAACGCAAAACAGGAAGCTTTGCCCACCGCTCAACACAATTTCTTGGATCAAACTTTGAAGCAGTTTGAGCGACTGGAGCAGCTGAGTTCCGGAATTTTCGAGAACTCGCAAAAACAGTCCAGGAAGATGGAAGACGACTCGTTATCGACGAAAACGGAAGAGAAAGTTGCTGTACCCGAGCAGATTGAAAATCCAGTTTTACTCCCTGCCGTGATGGCCGACGATAAAATCTTGCCCATCTCCGAGATGCCTATCGAGACACTTCTGGATCTGGTTGGAGCAGTTGAGCCGTCCGAAGAGAATCGACCTGAATCTGACGAAGAACAAGAACGCGTCGATCCTCCACCACAGATGCCGATGTCTCCGCCTCCCGGCGAATCCATCCACACTTATGATCCGGGCAATGAAGACGGACTTTTCCAGGCGTCGCTCGTCAGCGTCAACTCGCAAGCGTCGTCTTCAATCAAGGAAAGCGACTCGAGCGACATGGAAAGCCTCTCGAAGGAGCTCTTTTTTGTCCGATCCCCGGAACCGAAGATCAATTTGGGTGCCCAAATCGTTGAGGATCAGGTGAAACGTACGCTGGAGAGGGATCGCGTTCGCAACGAAAAGCTCGGTCTGGACGATGTCGGCGAGTCATTCGACAGACTCAGCTCTAAGCGCTATGACGTCATTAGTGAAATGATACCCAAGACCACCAAACGTAAAGATTGGCTTCCTCCAACAAACACGGACCAGGACGGCTCTTCCGACCAGTCGAATATTCAACCGCTAGGTGGCAGCCGACGTCAGTctg GCGGCGTCAATAGCGAGTCTATTCTGGTCAAGAAGGAGGAAACGAAAGCCTTTTGGGAAGGCAAGATGCAGTCCGAACTTGAAGAACCTACTCTGCTGACGGGCAACCGCAACAACCGGGCGGTCAAAGTGGACCAGCAGCAACCACAAACACTTCAGCGCCAGCACAACACTCTATCGCCTCCGCCCGGATTCGATAATGATTTCTTGGATAACAGCGATCAAAACGAAGAGGTGGAGCAGGATGACGAACCTATTCTGAGCAACATGGAATTCACCGACGTGGCTTCCATCACCTTCAAAGGCGACGACTCCTCTGAATTGGATAGCAAGCCTTTTGTCGTCTTTGGCAGCTTTGAAGACGGGCCCATCGATGAAGTCGACGCCAGCGCACCCGCTGTCAGCGCCATCGCCCCTGCGCCACCTATTACCGAggcagttgttgttgcagccgAGTCCAAACCCGAAAGAAGTCACGACGTACGCCCCAAATCGCTGTACTTTGAGCCGGATCGTGACTCATCGTGCAGCGAAGACGAGCTGGAATCGGACATGAGTCCCACATCGTTCTCGATCGGCAAAGGCGTTCACTCCATCAGTCCGCACTCCAATCCGACCGAAACACTGATTGAGCGCGAGATAAGGCTTCAGCGCGAGCGTGAAGAAGCAGTTCTTCTCCAGCGTCAAAAGGCTCTCGAAATGTTGGAAGCGACGCGTAAACAAGCCAAACTCCCTGAAGCAGCTCCCAGGAAATCCCTCATGACGGAATCCAATAAGAAGGACGGGCACAAAGCAAATCAGCCGGCTGAATTCGTCAAAAAGGCGGAGCCCAAGAAAGCCACTGAAGTGTTGGTGTCCCCGGCAGAGATCCGCATCTCGGAGGAGATCCGCGAATTGAAGCGACGCGAGGAGGAATTGCGCCAGTTGAGAGAGTCAAACGTTCGCAACACGCAGAACGGGAGCGAGGATCCGTCTTCATTCACCACTAGTGGAGTCACCGATGACGAAGGACTTTATTCGGATGCGGAGCGTGATGTCAGCAGCAGCGAGGCCAACAGCAG TCGAGTTGAGAGCCCCGAAGCTGGCGTGATTCCAAGCGACTATTCGAAATTTCCCCACCAGCGAACGCAGTCAATGGACTCGATGAGTTCCGGCCACAGTTCTGGCGATCACGTCTTGGCCCCCATCCCCAATTCGAGCAGCAGCGCAGAAAGCATGAAGCGAAGTGGTCGTACCGGCAAGCCAATTGTCATGCCTTTGGAGGATCTGTCGGATCAAGACGAAGCACCAATTTATCTCAG TAGGTCAAAAGAGACGCCTATTGAACGCGAAATTCGTTTGGGACGCGAACGAGAGGAAGCTTTGCGGAGAGAGAAAGGCCTTCAACCTGGAGGGATGGCGGTATCGGTAGCCaataaacaaaacgaaaaagag AACCGACAAGGACAGAGATTTGCCAACGGGGGCAGTGATAAACGGGATGTCCAGCATCGTTACGCATCCTCAGTCATCCAGCGGGAAATGGACGAGATTGCTGAAAGAGAGAACGAACTTGTTCGCGATGGCAAAATCCAAACCACATCTGTCGAAAGAGCCGACTCTAAG GTTTCCAGCATGACTgattacaagaaaaaagtttcatcGTCAGGACCAACTAAGTCTGTATCGGCCACTCAATCATCTTCCACGATGGAACTCACTCTGCAGCGATCAGAGTCGGTTGCTGAGGATCGAGAATCGCAAACCGAGccgcaaagtaaaaaaatgccGCAAATGAAGGTGACGTACGGCAGTCGTGGATACGGTAACTTGACGACCACCGCAGCTAACGGTGGCCCAGCCGCGCCAGCAACATGGCGCAATTTCAGTAATCCGCAAGGTGCCCAACGCGGTTTGATGGAAAAGTTTTTCCTCTCGCGTGGGCGTCTCAACAGCCCGGCTACTTTCAACGCACCTTCACCGGCGGCATCCTCGGCGCTTTCGTCCTCATCATCGTCAACAAATCACAGCGTCGTCACCCCAGGATCATCGGCCGGTGATCCTGTTGGCGTGATCAACCACAGCAACAAAACGACACCAGCTCCGGTCCGTTACCTAGCGCCCGCAGTCAAACCCGTTGAACTGATAACAGCACGAAGAGACGAG gTGGATGATCACCGCGATAAAGCTGGACCTCCTCGCCGCCATTACGCCACGACCGAGGAGAAAATTCAGCAAGAATTTCGCGAAATGCAGAAACGAGAGGAAGAACTAAA GTTGAATAGGAGCAGGTTTTTTGCCAAGTCGCAACCCAATTTGCTCGACATGGACGATCAAGGTCTGAACGAGCCGGAACAGCGCTTGGAGGGACAATTACGTAGTGCTCACTCCATCTCTGACCTGCTCGCCGATGAGTCGCAACCGGCGGAGATGAGAGAGGAATTGCCTCCGATGTCATCCTCCTCAACAGTCAAAGGAGCTCGCCGTAAAAGTGCACTGATTGCTCAGTGGGAAAACAGAATTCACCAGCAAGACTTTTGA
- the LOC124196233 gene encoding serine/arginine repetitive matrix protein 2-like isoform X2, with the protein MSTKSGLKKTFSWRFGPSKFSRKSKLHLEVEVDEADNRRHTTAFGFQQCGPSSDVERDSNADTNSSGPNSSVGFISDILDGVVFTPVGSSELPRPSPDTRSRSNLSSFRPTPESVEPETIHPVAPAAAGGANQLEPIKLIRAKSPPPTDLETLFQRELAAKIKKRCQETQQRQLESSSAPTSAGPSSISRSQSSALPPIPKTNVEPVAAVSSDAVAAEFENPLYQTLDECYSGSPALLPPPPPPPLPPTPAADNDEDATYAVIEERNLPHYQTVVSGALVTDNDEEERVYAVVADGIAEDKIYDTVQQSAVEAGADSDAIYENLEEFQDREQGDQTYANIRPPPDCSPLPHSTNVLTALILDVEAASAAASASSISRSSNGSSSGNSSSSPQQSSSSSSVQLSPTDSLANVSVGSVRSISSPDSGVFGLLQPAHFSSGSSTSTINAKQEALPTAQHNFLDQTLKQFERLEQLSSGIFENSQKQSRKMEDDSLSTKTEEKVAVPEQIENPVLLPAVMADDKILPISEMPIETLLDLVGAVEPSEENRPESDEEQERVDPPPQMPMSPPPGESIHTYDPGNEDGLFQASLVSVNSQASSSIKESDSSDMESLSKELFFVRSPEPKINLGAQIVEDQVKRTLERDRVRNEKLGLDDVGESFDRLSSKRYDVISEMIPKTTKRKDWLPPTNTDQDGSSDQSNIQPLGGSRRQSGGVNSESILVKKEETKAFWEGKMQSELEEPTLLTGNRNNRAVKVDQQQPQTLQRQHNTLSPPPGFDNDFLDNSDQNEEVEQDDEPILSNMEFTDVASITFKGDDSSELDSKPFVVFGSFEDGPIDEVDASAPAVSAIAPAPPITEAVVVAAESKPERSHDVRPKSLYFEPDRDSSCSEDELESDMSPTSFSIGKGVHSISPHSNPTETLIEREIRLQREREEAVLLQRQKALEMLEATRKQAKLPEAAPRKSLMTESNKKDGHKANQPAEFVKKAEPKKATEVLVSPAEIRISEEIRELKRREEELRQLRESNVRNTQNGSEDPSSFTTSGVTDDEGLYSDAERDVSSSEANSSRVESPEAGVIPSDYSKFPHQRTQSMDSMSSGHSSGDHVLAPIPNSSSSAESMKRSGRTGKPIVMPLEDLSDQDEAPIYLSRSKETPIEREIRLGREREEALRREKGLQPGGMAVSVANKQNEKENRQGQRFANGGSDKRDVQHRYASSVIQREMDEIAERENELVRDGKIQTTSVERADSKVSSMTDYKKKVSSSGPTKSVSATQSSSTMELTLQRSESVAEDRESQTEPQSKKMPQMKVTYGSRGYGNLTTTAANGGPAAPATWRNFSNPQGAQRGLMEKFFLSRGRLNSPATFNAPSPAASSALSSSSSSTNHSVVTPGSSAGDPVGVINHSNKTTPAPVRYLAPAVKPVELITARRDEVDDHRDKAGPPRRHYATTEEKIQQEFREMQKREEELKLNRSRFFAKSQPNLLDMDDQGLNEPEQRLEGQLRSAHSISDLLADESQPAEMREELPPMSSSSTVKGARRKSALIAQWENRIHQQDF; encoded by the exons ATGTCGACTAAATCTGGCTTAAAGAAAACTTTCTCGTGGCGTTTTGGTCCGTCCAAATTCAGCCGGAAAAGCAAGCTGCATTTAGAG GTGGAGGTTGACGAAGCGGACAATCGTCGGCATACTACCGCGTTTGGCTTTCAGCAGTGCGGGCCCAGTTCAGACGTCGAGCGGGACTCGAACGCAGATACGAACAGCAGCGGCCCCAATAGCTCGGTCGGATTCATTTCGGACATTTTGGACGGTGTTGTTTTCACACCTGTCGGTTCGTCCGAGTTGCCCCGTCCTTCGCCCGACACTCGATCCCGATCGAATTTGTCGTCATTCCGCCCCACACCGGAATCTGTGGAACCAGAAACTATCCATCCAGTTGCACCGGCAGCAGCGGGCGGCGCGAACCAGCTAGAGCCCATCAAATTGATTCGAGCCAAGTCGCCACCGCCAACGGACCTCGAAACCCTCTTTCAGCGTGAATTAGCGGCCAAGATCAAGAAGCGCTGCCAAGAGACACAGCAGCGACAATTGGAGTCTTCCTCTGCTCCCACTTCCGCTGGACCGTCGTCTATTAGCCGATCGCAGTCATCCGCTTTGCCCCCAATTCCGAAAACCAACGTCGAGCCAGTCGCCGCAGTTTCATCCGATGCAGTTGCGGCCGAATTCGAGAACCCGCTTTATCAGACTTTAGACGAGTGCTATTCGGGATCACCTGCGTTGCttccgccgcctccgccgcctCCTCTTCCGCCAACGCCGGCAGCCGATAACGACGAAGACGCCACCTACGCCGTCATAGAAGAACGCAACTTGCCTCACTATCAGACGGTTGTCTCCGGGGCCTTGGTGACCGATAACGACGAGGAGGAAAGAGTCTACGCTGTCGTAGCCGACGGCATAGCTGAAGATAAGATCTACGACACAGTGCAGCAATCGGCTGTGGAAGCCGGTGCCGATTCGGACGCCATCTACGAGAATTTGGAAGAATTTCAAGACCGCGAGCAGGGCGATCAGACCTATGCCAATATTCGTCCGCCGCCAGATTGCAGCCCATTGCCGCATTCGACCAACGTGTTAACTGCCTTGATATTGGACGTTGAAGCCGCTTCCGCCGCCGCTTCCGCTTCATCAATCAGCCGCTCGAGCAACGGCAGCAGTTCGGGAAATTCGTCGTCCAGCCCGCAGcagtcgtcgtcttcttcgtccGTACAACTGTCACCGACTGATTCATTGGCCAACGTCAGCGTTGGATCCGTTCGCAGTATCAGCAGTCCCGATTCCGGCGTCTTCGGACTACTCCAACCCGCCCATTTCTCTTCCGGATCATCGACTTCAACCATCAACGCAAAACAGGAAGCTTTGCCCACCGCTCAACACAATTTCTTGGATCAAACTTTGAAGCAGTTTGAGCGACTGGAGCAGCTGAGTTCCGGAATTTTCGAGAACTCGCAAAAACAGTCCAGGAAGATGGAAGACGACTCGTTATCGACGAAAACGGAAGAGAAAGTTGCTGTACCCGAGCAGATTGAAAATCCAGTTTTACTCCCTGCCGTGATGGCCGACGATAAAATCTTGCCCATCTCCGAGATGCCTATCGAGACACTTCTGGATCTGGTTGGAGCAGTTGAGCCGTCCGAAGAGAATCGACCTGAATCTGACGAAGAACAAGAACGCGTCGATCCTCCACCACAGATGCCGATGTCTCCGCCTCCCGGCGAATCCATCCACACTTATGATCCGGGCAATGAAGACGGACTTTTCCAGGCGTCGCTCGTCAGCGTCAACTCGCAAGCGTCGTCTTCAATCAAGGAAAGCGACTCGAGCGACATGGAAAGCCTCTCGAAGGAGCTCTTTTTTGTCCGATCCCCGGAACCGAAGATCAATTTGGGTGCCCAAATCGTTGAGGATCAGGTGAAACGTACGCTGGAGAGGGATCGCGTTCGCAACGAAAAGCTCGGTCTGGACGATGTCGGCGAGTCATTCGACAGACTCAGCTCTAAGCGCTATGACGTCATTAGTGAAATGATACCCAAGACCACCAAACGTAAAGATTGGCTTCCTCCAACAAACACGGACCAGGACGGCTCTTCCGACCAGTCGAATATTCAACCGCTAGGTGGCAGCCGACGTCAGTctg GCGGCGTCAATAGCGAGTCTATTCTGGTCAAGAAGGAGGAAACGAAAGCCTTTTGGGAAGGCAAGATGCAGTCCGAACTTGAAGAACCTACTCTGCTGACGGGCAACCGCAACAACCGGGCGGTCAAAGTGGACCAGCAGCAACCACAAACACTTCAGCGCCAGCACAACACTCTATCGCCTCCGCCCGGATTCGATAATGATTTCTTGGATAACAGCGATCAAAACGAAGAGGTGGAGCAGGATGACGAACCTATTCTGAGCAACATGGAATTCACCGACGTGGCTTCCATCACCTTCAAAGGCGACGACTCCTCTGAATTGGATAGCAAGCCTTTTGTCGTCTTTGGCAGCTTTGAAGACGGGCCCATCGATGAAGTCGACGCCAGCGCACCCGCTGTCAGCGCCATCGCCCCTGCGCCACCTATTACCGAggcagttgttgttgcagccgAGTCCAAACCCGAAAGAAGTCACGACGTACGCCCCAAATCGCTGTACTTTGAGCCGGATCGTGACTCATCGTGCAGCGAAGACGAGCTGGAATCGGACATGAGTCCCACATCGTTCTCGATCGGCAAAGGCGTTCACTCCATCAGTCCGCACTCCAATCCGACCGAAACACTGATTGAGCGCGAGATAAGGCTTCAGCGCGAGCGTGAAGAAGCAGTTCTTCTCCAGCGTCAAAAGGCTCTCGAAATGTTGGAAGCGACGCGTAAACAAGCCAAACTCCCTGAAGCAGCTCCCAGGAAATCCCTCATGACGGAATCCAATAAGAAGGACGGGCACAAAGCAAATCAGCCGGCTGAATTCGTCAAAAAGGCGGAGCCCAAGAAAGCCACTGAAGTGTTGGTGTCCCCGGCAGAGATCCGCATCTCGGAGGAGATCCGCGAATTGAAGCGACGCGAGGAGGAATTGCGCCAGTTGAGAGAGTCAAACGTTCGCAACACGCAGAACGGGAGCGAGGATCCGTCTTCATTCACCACTAGTGGAGTCACCGATGACGAAGGACTTTATTCGGATGCGGAGCGTGATGTCAGCAGCAGCGAGGCCAACAGCAG TCGAGTTGAGAGCCCCGAAGCTGGCGTGATTCCAAGCGACTATTCGAAATTTCCCCACCAGCGAACGCAGTCAATGGACTCGATGAGTTCCGGCCACAGTTCTGGCGATCACGTCTTGGCCCCCATCCCCAATTCGAGCAGCAGCGCAGAAAGCATGAAGCGAAGTGGTCGTACCGGCAAGCCAATTGTCATGCCTTTGGAGGATCTGTCGGATCAAGACGAAGCACCAATTTATCTCAG TAGGTCAAAAGAGACGCCTATTGAACGCGAAATTCGTTTGGGACGCGAACGAGAGGAAGCTTTGCGGAGAGAGAAAGGCCTTCAACCTGGAGGGATGGCGGTATCGGTAGCCaataaacaaaacgaaaaagag AACCGACAAGGACAGAGATTTGCCAACGGGGGCAGTGATAAACGGGATGTCCAGCATCGTTACGCATCCTCAGTCATCCAGCGGGAAATGGACGAGATTGCTGAAAGAGAGAACGAACTTGTTCGCGATGGCAAAATCCAAACCACATCTGTCGAAAGAGCCGACTCTAAG GTTTCCAGCATGACTgattacaagaaaaaagtttcatcGTCAGGACCAACTAAGTCTGTATCGGCCACTCAATCATCTTCCACGATGGAACTCACTCTGCAGCGATCAGAGTCGGTTGCTGAGGATCGAGAATCGCAAACCGAGccgcaaagtaaaaaaatgccGCAAATGAAGGTGACGTACGGCAGTCGTGGATACGGTAACTTGACGACCACCGCAGCTAACGGTGGCCCAGCCGCGCCAGCAACATGGCGCAATTTCAGTAATCCGCAAGGTGCCCAACGCGGTTTGATGGAAAAGTTTTTCCTCTCGCGTGGGCGTCTCAACAGCCCGGCTACTTTCAACGCACCTTCACCGGCGGCATCCTCGGCGCTTTCGTCCTCATCATCGTCAACAAATCACAGCGTCGTCACCCCAGGATCATCGGCCGGTGATCCTGTTGGCGTGATCAACCACAGCAACAAAACGACACCAGCTCCGGTCCGTTACCTAGCGCCCGCAGTCAAACCCGTTGAACTGATAACAGCACGAAGAGACGAG gTGGATGATCACCGCGATAAAGCTGGACCTCCTCGCCGCCATTACGCCACGACCGAGGAGAAAATTCAGCAAGAATTTCGCGAAATGCAGAAACGAGAGGAAGAACTAAA GTTGAATAGGAGCAGGTTTTTTGCCAAGTCGCAACCCAATTTGCTCGACATGGACGATCAAGGTCTGAACGAGCCGGAACAGCGCTTGGAGGGACAATTACGTAGTGCTCACTCCATCTCTGACCTGCTCGCCGATGAGTCGCAACCGGCGGAGATGAGAGAGGAATTGCCTCCGATGTCATCCTCCTCAACAGTCAAAGGAGCTCGCCGTAAAAGTGCACTGATTGCTCAGTGGGAAAACAGAATTCACCAGCAAGACTTTTGA